TCACTCATTTCGCCCCACGACCGGACGCGGCGAAGTGACGTTGATCGGAGGCGACCTTAACCACGGGTGGGAATGCTAGTGCTTATACTATTGAAATATCTATATAATTCATCAAGTGGCTATGAAGGATTACGTCCGCCAATGACGACGTGAATCTCCGGCAAGATTACGACGCGGCACAGACCCGGCGCCGCTGCGATGGTTAAGCGTGGCCATCACGGCCCAAGGATCCACGTGTGCGACTAGCCGGGCCTGATTTCGTCACGGACAAATTCCGGCGCCATCCGGCAAAACATTTCTGACGGGATCGAAGCCCGCGCAAAATTCGGCGCCGTTGCTTCGTTGTAAACATTACCCACACGTGGGATAATAATGACCAGCTAATGTCAGCGGGAGCTTGTCTCAACCGTCTTGACCGGCACTCAACCTCCCGCTGAACGATCAAGCAATGGGAGGGAAACATGGCATCCCATGCATCTCGTCGTGACGGACTGTCACGCCGTGACGTGATCAAGACCGCCGTCGGTGCAGCCGCGGCCGTCGGCCCGTTCTTCCACGTCACGCCAGCCCACGCGGCCAAGACACTGAAGATCCTGCAATGGAGTCACTTCGTCCCCGCCTACGACAAGTGGTTCAACAACACCTACACCAAGGAATGGGGCGCCAAAAATGGCACCGAGGTCATCGTCGACAACATCAACCTCGGCTTGATCCCTTCGCGCGCGGCGGCGGAAGTATCGGCGCAGAAGGGCCACGACCTGGTGATGTTCCTCGCGCCGCCTTCGGTCTACGAAGAACAGGTCGTCGACATGAAGGATGTCTATGCCGCGTGCGAGAAAAAGCACGGCAAGCCGATCGATCTTGCGGTGAAGAGTACCTACAACCCCAAGACCCAGAAATACTTCGCCTTCTCTGACAGCTTCGTTCCCGATCCCGTCAATTATCGCTCGGATCTCTGGGGCGACATCGGCATGAAGCCCGACAGCTGGGACAACGTCCGCGTCGGCGGCAGGAAGATCAAGGACAAGACCGGCATTCCGGTCGGCATCGGCCTTTCAGCCGAACTCGACACTGCGATGGCCATGCGCGCGATCATGTATTCTTTCGGCGCGCACGAGCAGGACGCCGACGGCAGTCTCACGATCAATTCCAAGGAAACCCTCGAAGCGCTCAAATTCGTCAAAGCGCTGTTCCAGGAAACCGAGACGCCGGAAGTATTTGCCTGGGATCCGTCGTCGAATAACCGGCAGATGCTCGCCGGCAGGTCGTCCCTCGTGCTCAACGCGATTTCGATCACGCGTGCGGGCGAAAACGACAAGATGCCGATCCACGAGAAGATCGCGCTCGCCAAGCCGCCGAAAGGCCCGGTCCGGCAAATTGGCCTCGAGCATGTGATGGATTGCTATGTGACCTGGAAATTCTCCGAGAACATCGACGGCGCGAAGGCCTTCCTGGTCGATTACATCGACAACTTCAAGCAGGGCTTCATGGCCAGCGAATTCTACAACTTCCCCTGTTTCTGGAAGACGGTGCCCGACCTGACCCAGCTCATCGCCAAGGATTCCAAGGCGGTGCCGCCGGATAAGTACGCAGTGCTGTCGGATGTGCTCGGTTGGGCGACCAACGTCGGCTATCCCGGCAACTCCAATGCCGCGATCGACGAAACTTTCAATACCTGGGTGATCAACACGATGTTCGCCGAAGCTGCTGCAGGCGCAGAAACTCCGGAGAACGCTCTCGCGCGCGCGGAGGCCAAGATGAAGGCGATCTGGGCGAAATGGAAGGACCGGAAGATGATTTGATCGTCTCGCCGCGCATTGCCGTTGAGGCACAGTAGCTCTGGGCCCAAGGGACCGTGCCTGGCACCGAAGCCGATCCGGTGAACGGCTTCGCAGAGGGAGGCAATCGGGACTCGCGCATGGCCATTGTGGAAACACGACGCATCACCAAGCTTTTCGACGAGGTTCGCGCCGTTGATGGTATTGACCTCATCGCCAGGGAGGGAGAATTCCTGGTTCTGCTCGGACCATCGGGTTGCGGCAAGACGACGTTGATGCGCCTGATCGCAGGCCTTGAGCGACCGACCTCTGGCGAAATCGTGATTGACGGAAATATCGTGACCGGGCTACCGCCGCGCGCAAGAAATGTCGCTATGGTGTTTCAAAGCTACGCACTCTATCCGCACCTCACGGTCGAAAAGAACATTTCGTTTCCGCTGCGCGCACGCGGCGTGCCAAGACACGCGATCCGCAAGAAGGTCGCCTGGGCAGCGCAGATATTCGGTATCCAGGACTTCCTTGACCGAAAGCCGCGTCAGTTGTCGGGCGGGGAGCGCCAGCGCGTCGCGCTCGCGCGTGCGGTGGTGCGTGAGCCGGTGGTCTTTCTTCTCGATGAGCCCCTGTCGAATCTCGACGCCAAGTTGCGCAACTCCGCGCGTGACGAACTAAAGCAGTTTCAGCGCAGCCTCGGCACCACCACCATCTACGTCACCCACGATCAGGCCGAGGCGATGGGTTTGGGGGACCGCATCGCGGTTCTCAACCAAGGCCGTGTCCACCAGATCGGCACGCCGCACGAGATCTATGGCTCGCCGGCGGATATCTTCGCCGCCACTTTCATCGGATCGCCACCGATGAACCTGATCGAGGACGGCAGGATCTGGATCGGCTTCCGACCGGAAGCGTTCCTGCCGAAGGAAGTTGAACCGTATGGCGACAACGTCGACTTTCCGTTCCGCATCACCCGCATCGAGTATCTCGGCGCCGACCGCCTGGTCTACGGCCTGATCGATGGCCGAACACCCGAGGCTCGCTTGATCTCGAAGATCCCGACCAACATTCGCACGCATATCGACGCCGGCCAAGTCTACGACTTCATCGTGAGGCGGCAGGACATCGCCCGCTTCGAGCGCGAGAGTGGCCGGCGCGTCGACGGAGGCGCGGCATGAAGTCGACGATCACGGCGACAGTCGGCAAGACCCGGGTAAAGGATAGCCTGCTGTCGCGCGTTGCCGACAACGATCGCTGGCTGTGGCGCGCCATGCTTGCGCCGGCGATCCTCTACATCGGGCTCCTGGTCGGGTTTCCCTTCCTGCTCTCGCTTTATTACAGCGTGTCGAGCATCACGGTCGCCAGCCAGGACGTGCATTTTGTCGGGCTGGAAAATTTCCGGCGCATCGTGGCGAGCGGCACGTTCTGGCTTTCGCTGCAGAACACGATTGTGATCACGGTCGTTTCCCAGTTCTTCGTCCTTGTGTTCGCCAACATTCTGGCGACGGCGCTTGTCGTTGATTTCCGCGGCAGATGGCTGGTTCGGCTGTTGATCTTGCTGCCGTGGGTGGCGCCGATCTCGCTTGGCAGCATCGGTTGGCTCTGGATCTTCGATTCGATCTACAGCGTCATCAACTGGACCGCGCGCGCGGCTGGCCTGCTCGGGCCCAACCAATGGCCGATCTGGCTCGGCCAGCCAACTCTGGCAAGGGCATCGATCATTATCGTCAACGTATGGCGCATCCTGCCGCTGGCGACAGTCATTGTCCTTGCCGGACTGTCATCGATCCCGCAGGATATCCATGACGCGGCGGAGGTGGATGGCGCCGGGTTCTGGCGCCACCATTTCCAGATCACGACGCCGCTGATTCTGCCGATCATGCTGGTGGCACTGTTGTTCGGCATCATCTTTACGTTTACCGATTTGATTGTCGTGTTCGTGCTGACCCGCGGCGGCCCCTACGACACCACACAGGTAATCGCCAGCTGGGCCTATTTTACCGGAATTCAGGGTGGCGATCTGGCGGGGGGAGCGGCCATCTCACTGTTCCTCTTTCCCGTCTTGGCCGGCGTCGCGATCCTGTTCTTGTGGTTAGCCCGGCACACCGAGGTCACCTGACATGACCCGCGAACTCGTCCGCGCACGACATATTGCAGGCAAGGCGGCTCACGCCGCCGTCCTGGTCTTCTTCGTGACGTTCCTCGCCTTTCCGTTTTACTGGATGATGATCACCACTTTCAAAGCCAACCAGGATTTGTACAACACCGCAAACAATCCTTACGTGTTTAACAGCCCCCCGACGCTGCAACATCTTTCGGTGCTGTTTGAGGACACCCAGTACGTGCAATGGCTGTTGAATACCGGCTTCGTCGGCATAGTCGTCGTGATCATCACGCTCTTGCTCGCTGTCCCGGCGGGCTACGCGCTCGCGCGCATGACCGGCGCCTGGGCGCAAACCCTGGGTGTGACGATCTTCCTCACCTATCTGGTGCCGCCGACGATTCTGTTCATCCCGTTCTCACGCATCATCGCGGTGCTGGGATTGCAGGATTCGGTGTGGTCGCTCATCCTCGTCTATCCGAGCTTCACCGTGCCGTTCTGCACCTGGCTTCTGATGGGCTTCTTCAAGGCGATCCCGCGCGACCTCGAGGACGCAGCCATGATCGACGGGCTGAGCCGCTTTGGCGCCTTTATCAAGGTGGTGATGCCGATTTCGGTCGCCGGAATCCTGACGGCGGTCATTTTCGCCTTCACCCTGGTGACGCAGGAATTTGTTTATGGCGTCACCTTCATCACCGCATCGTCGAGCTATACAGTAAGTGTCGGTATTCCGACATTCCTGGTGCGGGGCGACGTCTATTTCTGGGGCTCAATGATGGCGGCCTGCCTGATTGCAAGTGTCCCAATCGCCATTATCTATAATTTCTTCGTCGCACGCTTTGTAGCCGGCTTTACCATGGGCGCCATCAAGTAGCGCCCGCCAATCAAGCGTTCTTCGAAGCGGGAGCCGGTAACATGACCGAAAGATGGCACCCGGACGAGAACCTTTCGGTGATCGCGCGCTTCGAGGTGCGCCACCGCGCCTATCTCGCCTTGGACGGTTCGATCCATCGGCCGCTCCCGGCCTTCGCCTCCGATACCCGTCTGCTCGTCAGGCTTTATCGGGCGATGGTGCTGGTACGCGCCTTCGATGTGAAAGCTGTGGCGTTGCAGCGCACCGGTCGGCTAGGGACCTATGCCGCATCGCTTGGCCAGGAGGCAGTGTCGGTTGGCACGGCCAGCGCCATGCGTGACGAGGACGTCTTGCTCCCTTCCTATCGCGACAACGCCGCCTTGATCTGGCGCGGGGTCAAACTGGAAGAAATTTTGCTGTTTTGGGGCGGCGACGAGCGGGGCAACCGCTTCTCAGGCCCGATCCAGGATTTCCCGTTCTGCATTCCGGTCGGATCGCAAGCGCCGCAAGCTGCGGGCGTTGCTTACGCCTTCAAGCTGCGCAAGGAGCCGCGCGTTGCCGTATGTCTGTTCGGCGACGGCGCCACCTCAAAGGGCGACCTCTGGGAGGCGATGAACTTCGCGGGTGTGCACAAGCTGCCGGTCGTGTTCGTCGCCACCAATAATCAATGGGCTATATCCGTGCCGCTGCGGCTTCAGACCGGATCCGAAACGCTGGCGCAGAAGGCGATCGCAGCGGGTTTCATCGGTGAGCAGGTCGATGGCAACGACATCGTGGCGATGCATGCTGCAGTCGGCGAGGCGATCGAAGCAGCCCGAAATGGCCAAGGCCCCCGCTTTATCGAGGCGGTCACCTACCGGCTCGGCGATCATACGACCGCCGACGACGCGACGCGCTACCGTCCGACCGATGAGGTCCAGGCGCGCTGGAAGGAGGAGCCGATCGCGCGGCTGAGATCATTTCTGGCTGGTCAGAAGGTGTGGAGCAAGGCGGACGAAGAGCAGCTTTCCGCCGAGTGCCAGCAGCACATCGACGCCGCGGTCGAGCGCTATTTAGTTGTAAAACCGAGGGCCCCCGAGACCATGTTCGATCACCTTTATGCCGAACTGCCGAGGGTCTATGCCGCGCAGCGCCGGGAACTCGAGGGGAACGACTGATGCCTGAGGTGACGCTGGTGGAAGCTATCAATCTGGCGCTCGCCCGTGCGATGGAGGATGACCCCAATGTCGTCGTGTTCGGCGAGGACGTCGGGGTCAACGGCGGCGTATTCCGCGCCACGGTCGGACTGCAGCAGCGTTTCGGACCGGAACGGGTATTCGATACGCCGCTTGCCGAACTTCTTATCAGCGGACTCTGCGTCGGCATGGCGGCACAAGGGCTGAAGCCGGTCGGCGAGATCCAGTTCATGGGATTTATTTATCCCTGCATCGATCAATTGGTGAATCATGCCTCGCGGCTGCGCAACCGCACGCAAGGGCGGCTCAGCTGTCCGATGGTTTTACGGACCCCGCATGGCGGCGGCATTCGCGCTCCGGAACATCACTCGGAGAGCGCCGAGGCGATGCTCG
The Bradyrhizobium sp. KBS0727 genome window above contains:
- a CDS encoding extracellular solute-binding protein; the protein is MASHASRRDGLSRRDVIKTAVGAAAAVGPFFHVTPAHAAKTLKILQWSHFVPAYDKWFNNTYTKEWGAKNGTEVIVDNINLGLIPSRAAAEVSAQKGHDLVMFLAPPSVYEEQVVDMKDVYAACEKKHGKPIDLAVKSTYNPKTQKYFAFSDSFVPDPVNYRSDLWGDIGMKPDSWDNVRVGGRKIKDKTGIPVGIGLSAELDTAMAMRAIMYSFGAHEQDADGSLTINSKETLEALKFVKALFQETETPEVFAWDPSSNNRQMLAGRSSLVLNAISITRAGENDKMPIHEKIALAKPPKGPVRQIGLEHVMDCYVTWKFSENIDGAKAFLVDYIDNFKQGFMASEFYNFPCFWKTVPDLTQLIAKDSKAVPPDKYAVLSDVLGWATNVGYPGNSNAAIDETFNTWVINTMFAEAAAGAETPENALARAEAKMKAIWAKWKDRKMI
- a CDS encoding ABC transporter ATP-binding protein, which encodes MAIVETRRITKLFDEVRAVDGIDLIAREGEFLVLLGPSGCGKTTLMRLIAGLERPTSGEIVIDGNIVTGLPPRARNVAMVFQSYALYPHLTVEKNISFPLRARGVPRHAIRKKVAWAAQIFGIQDFLDRKPRQLSGGERQRVALARAVVREPVVFLLDEPLSNLDAKLRNSARDELKQFQRSLGTTTIYVTHDQAEAMGLGDRIAVLNQGRVHQIGTPHEIYGSPADIFAATFIGSPPMNLIEDGRIWIGFRPEAFLPKEVEPYGDNVDFPFRITRIEYLGADRLVYGLIDGRTPEARLISKIPTNIRTHIDAGQVYDFIVRRQDIARFERESGRRVDGGAA
- a CDS encoding carbohydrate ABC transporter permease is translated as MTRELVRARHIAGKAAHAAVLVFFVTFLAFPFYWMMITTFKANQDLYNTANNPYVFNSPPTLQHLSVLFEDTQYVQWLLNTGFVGIVVVIITLLLAVPAGYALARMTGAWAQTLGVTIFLTYLVPPTILFIPFSRIIAVLGLQDSVWSLILVYPSFTVPFCTWLLMGFFKAIPRDLEDAAMIDGLSRFGAFIKVVMPISVAGILTAVIFAFTLVTQEFVYGVTFITASSSYTVSVGIPTFLVRGDVYFWGSMMAACLIASVPIAIIYNFFVARFVAGFTMGAIK
- the pdhA gene encoding pyruvate dehydrogenase (acetyl-transferring) E1 component subunit alpha; the protein is MTERWHPDENLSVIARFEVRHRAYLALDGSIHRPLPAFASDTRLLVRLYRAMVLVRAFDVKAVALQRTGRLGTYAASLGQEAVSVGTASAMRDEDVLLPSYRDNAALIWRGVKLEEILLFWGGDERGNRFSGPIQDFPFCIPVGSQAPQAAGVAYAFKLRKEPRVAVCLFGDGATSKGDLWEAMNFAGVHKLPVVFVATNNQWAISVPLRLQTGSETLAQKAIAAGFIGEQVDGNDIVAMHAAVGEAIEAARNGQGPRFIEAVTYRLGDHTTADDATRYRPTDEVQARWKEEPIARLRSFLAGQKVWSKADEEQLSAECQQHIDAAVERYLVVKPRAPETMFDHLYAELPRVYAAQRRELEGND
- a CDS encoding carbohydrate ABC transporter permease, coding for MKSTITATVGKTRVKDSLLSRVADNDRWLWRAMLAPAILYIGLLVGFPFLLSLYYSVSSITVASQDVHFVGLENFRRIVASGTFWLSLQNTIVITVVSQFFVLVFANILATALVVDFRGRWLVRLLILLPWVAPISLGSIGWLWIFDSIYSVINWTARAAGLLGPNQWPIWLGQPTLARASIIIVNVWRILPLATVIVLAGLSSIPQDIHDAAEVDGAGFWRHHFQITTPLILPIMLVALLFGIIFTFTDLIVVFVLTRGGPYDTTQVIASWAYFTGIQGGDLAGGAAISLFLFPVLAGVAILFLWLARHTEVT